DNA from Desulfarculus baarsii DSM 2075:
CGGCCGGGTCAAGCTGGCCAAGCTGGGCCAGGACGGCGCGGAGATCATCCTCGATTTTCGCAAGGCTGGCGACTTCTTGGGCGAAAACATGCTGAATGACGCCGGTGCGTTGCCGGTTTCGGCGGTGGCCGTCGAGCCCACTCTGACCTGTGGCTTTTCGCGCCAGGGCTTCGAGCGCCTGGTGTTGGAGCGGCCCAGGCTGGGCCTTCAGGTGATCAAAAACCTCTCGCGGCGCATCGATTGGCTTTCGTCCCAGGTCGACTCGCTGGCCCAGGTCAGCCTGGAGCAGCGGCTCTATCAGGCCCTGCAAAACGTGGCCCGCGAACACGGCCGGCCCACGGAGGGCGGCTTGGCCATCGAGATGCCCCTGACCCACGAGGAGCTGGGTTTTTTGGTGGGGGCCCACCGGGTCAGCATCACCCGGGCGCTCAAAAGCCTGCGTCAGGCCGGCAAGGTGTTGCAAGACGGCCGGCGGTTGATCGTGGCCGAGGCGTGAGGCCCGGCCGGCGCGCTGGACGAAGGCGTCCCGCCTGGGGCATACTGCGTCAAACGACCGCCGCGCCGAAAACCCCGTGCCCCGCGATCTCGCGGGCGATGCGCATGAACGCAAGGAAACGCTTTGCCGCGCTTTAGCTCCACCGTCAACACCCTCTTCAACTGGACGGCCATGCTTGTGGCCATCGCCACGGGCTTGGTGGTCACGCCCCTGATCATCTCCCACCTGGGCAAGCCGCTCTACGGCGCGTGGAGCCTGGTGTTGACGATCGTGGGTTATTCGGCGCTGTTGAAC
Protein-coding regions in this window:
- a CDS encoding Crp/Fnr family transcriptional regulator, whose product is MSNCQCEELAQGQIALSNVCLGQLWLFEDLDAADQAALTQAARRRVYQPGQAVFRQGDPAQTLFLIKGGRVKLAKLGQDGAEIILDFRKAGDFLGENMLNDAGALPVSAVAVEPTLTCGFSRQGFERLVLERPRLGLQVIKNLSRRIDWLSSQVDSLAQVSLEQRLYQALQNVAREHGRPTEGGLAIEMPLTHEELGFLVGAHRVSITRALKSLRQAGKVLQDGRRLIVAEA